GGTGAAGGCTTCCTTCAAGGGGGCTTCGAAGTTCCATTGGGATTTGTGGGTTTGATAGACGGTGCCATGCTTGGAAAGCAGGTAGTTTTCAAATTCGTTGTGATCGACCCCGTTATGGCAGGTAGCGCAGGCTTCCGGCTGGCGGGCCTCGGCGGCGGAAAAACTGTGGCGGGTGTGACAGCCATCGCACTTGTTTTGCTGATAGTGGCACATGTCGCAGCCCTGGGCGATTTCCCGCTCCGCCATGCCCGCCCAGACCGCGGTTTCCACATTGGCTTTCCAATCCATGGCGTGGGACGGGTGTCCCTTGGGCCATTGATTCTGGGGCCAGGTTTGCGCTTTTTCCGATTCCGCCTGGGCGAATTGTTCTACATGACAAGTGCCGCAGGCGGTTCGATCCGGCAGTTTTAGATCTATATCATGGCGGATTTTTTGCTTACCCACGCCGCCGTGGCAGTCGATACAGTTGACTTCCTGCAAATGTTCGCCTTGCCGTAAAATTCCCTGGCTGACTAAATTGGTCTCCACTTGCGCCAGGATTTGTTTTTTATAGGCCCGCACATCGTTTTTTGAGAGGGTGCGAAGGCGCTTTAAGTTGGCGTGGGTGCTGTTTTTCCAGGCATGGACGAAACCGGGCGTGACGTTTTGATGGCATTCGACACACTGCTGCCGGGTGAATTCGCCTTTAACGCTGCCTGGTGGTTGATAAAAATCCTTGGGGTTCCAATAACGCTGGATGGGAATGGGTTGCCAGTGTTTCCCGTACTTGCCTTTACCGGGGTGGTCCTGGAGGTAGCGCTCTTTTAGACTCTCGAAGGATGGGGGTTCGGCTTGGCTGGATGCAACAAAACATAGCGCAAAAAGCAAGGTGAGAGACCAGATTACGGCCTTCATGACAACCTCCTCCCAAAAATCGTTATTATGGAGCATTCCTAGCATTGGTGGGCACCTCTAATCCAGGCATTGCGGGCAGAAGTCTTGCCACCTATCAATTTGCTTTTCCGGGGATTGGGAAGGGGTTGAACGTGTTTTGTACCCAAAATGGCTGGATAGATAACGAAAGTCTTTGGTTTGAAATACGAGAATCGGCAAACGATGATGTCGTGGTGGCTGTTGGCTTTGTGGAGGTGATTATGGAAGAGTCCGGTTGCGTTGCCAACCGGCGTGAATGTTTTGGTAAACTGCGGTTGTTTTTGGCGAGTGATGGCCCGGTCAAAAGCGCCAAAGTGATTTAGAACTCTTCCAAAAGTCGTTCCACGATGCTAATTGGGGTAGCTTTTTAGAAAACTTCACTATGAATTCAGCTCTGGTGCTGGGGTGTTTCTTCCGTGGGTGTTGGCGGCCTGGATGGCCGACATCAAGTCCTCAGGGAAGAGTTTACGACGTCCCACGGAAGAAACACCCCAGCACCTAAAGAAATCTTAAGCTCTGATGTTACGCACGATCATTCCGCACTATCCCCCCCCCCCCCCCCCCCCCCCGCAAGCGGTGGAGGGAGCAAGTGCGGATTATCTGACCCTGCCGTGCCGGCAAGGAAGGGGATGTGGGTTGTTCTCCGCCCAAGGACAGAAGCGGCGGAAAACCAAGCGTTGCTCCCCTCTCCCGGTGGGAGGGGGCCCGGGGGAGAAGGCATTCCGGGCAAGTGTGTAACATCAGTTAAGCTGCCAAATCCTTGTAGGTTATGTTAGAAAATAATGAATATGGCACAACAATTAGGGGAATGGCTTAACTTGATCAGCGCCTGGGTTTGGGGGCCTCCGACCTTGGCCATATTACTCGGGGTGGGTATTTATTTGACCCTGGGGTTGCGTTTCATCCCCTGGCGTCGGTTGGGAACGGCCTTCCTTTTATTATGGCGTGGCCGCCAAGGTAAGGGGGAGGGTGACATTACGCCTTTTCAAGCGTTGATGACGGCGCTGTCGGCAACCATTGGCACCGGCAATATTGCCGGCGTGGCTACCGCCATTGCCCTGGGAGGGCCGGGGGCGGTGTTGTGGATGTTGTTGACGGCTTTGTTCGGCATGGCCACCAAATACGCCGAGGCGGTGCTGGCGGTACGTTACCGGGAGGTGGATGAGCTCGGCAATTACGTCGGCGGCCCCATGTATTACATCCGCAATGGTTTGGGGCGGGGATGGCGGTGGCTGGGCGGGCTGTTTGCCTTGTTTGGCATGATCGCCGCCTTTGGCATCGGCAACATGGTCCAGGCCAATTCTGTGGCCGACGCGGTGGCATCGGTATGGCAGGTTCAAGAGCGTTGGACCGGTGTGGTCTTGATGGGGCTGACCGGCGCGGTAATTTTGGGCGGCATTCGCCGCATTGCCGAAGTGGCTTCCAAATTGGTGCCGCTGATGGCGCTGGCCTACTTCGGCGCGGCTTGTTTCATTATCGGGTTGAATTATGAGAAATTGCCAGCCGCGTTGCATTTGATTGTGACGTACACTTTTGAGCAATCCGCAGTGGCTGGCGGCATTGCCGGAGGCGCGGTGTGGATGGCTATCCGCTATGGGGTGGCACGGGGGATTTTCTCCAACGAAGCAGGGCTAGGCAGTGCTCCCATCGCCCATGCTGCCGCTCAGACCCAAGATCCAGTCAGGCAAGGGCTGGTGGCGATGCTGGGCACTTTTATCGATACCTTGATTGTCTGTTCCCTGACCGCGTTGGTTATTATCATGAGCGGGATTTGGGGCGATGGGGCTAACGGGGCTGAGCTTTCGACACTGGCTTTTGAGGCCGGCTTGCCCGGTTACGGTGCTTATATTGTCAGTGGCGGCTTGACGGTTTTTGCCTTTACTACCATTTTAGGCTGGAGCTATTATGGTGAGCGCTGCGCCGAGTATCTATTAGGCGTGCGGGTGATTTACCCTTATAGATTTTTGTGGCTGTTGGCCATTCCTTTGGGCGCCATGGGAAAGTTGAACCAAGTCTGGTTACTGGCGGACGTGATGAACGGGCTCATGGCGCTGCCCAATTTGATTGCGCTGTTGTTACTGAGCCCGGTGGTATTTCGTTTGACTCGGGAATATTTTCAATAGCGTCTTCCAGATGCCGGGGGATTGGCATCTGGAAGACTATAGATACCTTATCTTGTTATGTAATCACCGTGGGTCCTGGCCGGCCGCTGCGGGCTTTTACTTCACTCAATGATTCTGCCAATTCAATCAATTTTGCTAACGCTTGCTGGGTTTCCAGATTGTGTTTTTCCGGATTTGGCTCGAAGCGTTCGATATAGATTCTTAAAGTTGCACCTTCGGTGCCGGTGCCGGACAGGCGAAATACCAGCCGCGCTTCAGGCTCAAAGCCAATCCGCAATCCCTGGCCGGAGGTGACACTACCGTCCACGGGATCGGTGTAGCTGAATTCATCCGCCAGCACCACTTTATAATCGCCAAACTGGCGGCCGGGAAGGGATGTCAATTGTTGCCGCAGATGATCCATAATCCCTTCGGCGGCTCGGGTTTCAACGGCTTCATAATCGTGGCGGGAATAATAATGGCGACCAAAGCTGCGCCAATGTTCCTTGACAATATCAGCGACCGGTTGCTCTTTTTCCACCAGAATATTGAGCCAAAACAGGACGGCCCACAATCCGTCTTTTTCCCGGACGTGATTGGAACCGGTGCCAAAGCTTTCTTCGCCACATAAGGTTATTTTGCCGGCGTCGAGCAGATTGCCAAAGAATTTCCACCCAGTGGGCGTTTCATAACAGGGCAGGCCATATTCCTCCGCCACCCGATCTACCGCGCGGCTAGTAGGCATGGAGCGGGCGACGCCACTGAGTCCCTGGGCATAGCCCGGGGCTAGTTGGGCGTTGGCCGCCAGAAGCGCCAGGCTATCGCTGGGGGTTACAAAGAAACCCGCGCCCAAAATCATATTGCGATCACCATCACCATCAGAGGCAGCACCCAGGGTCGGGGCATTGGGGCCATTCATTTTGGCTACCAGTTCTTTGGCATAGGCCAGATTGGGATCGGGGTGGCCGCCACCAAAATCCTCCTTAGGGATTCCATTGATGACAGAGCCTTCAGGCGCGCCCAATTGCTCTTCCAGAATTCTTTTGGCATAGGGCCCGGTAATGGCGTGCATGGCGTCAAAGCAAATACTCACTTTGCCTGTGGTCAGGGCAGTGCGCATCTTGTCGAAGTCAAAAAGCTGCGCCATCAGCTCGGCATAGTCATCAACCGGGTCAACAATAGTGATTTGGGTATTGCCGATGCTAAGTTGTTGTTGCTGGTCCAGGTCAACGTCGTCTATGCAAGCGATTTTGTATTCGGTGATTTCTTTACTGCGCTGAAAGAAAGCTTCGGTGTAGCTTTCAGGGGCAGGACCGCCGTTGGCAATATTGTATTTGATGCCAAAGTCCCCCTCCGGTCCCCCTGGATTATGGCTAGCGGAAAGAATAATGCCTCCAAGCGCCTGGTTTTTGCGGATTAAGTGGGAAGCTGCCGGGGTGGAAAGAAGCCCGCTCTGGCCGATCAAAAGGGCGCCAAAATCATTGGCAACCGCCATTTTGATGATAGTTTGCAAGGCTTGTCGGTTAAAATATCGCCCGTCCCCGCCTAAAACCAGGGTTTTACCCGCATGGTCTGGCAGGCAATCGAAGATGGATTGCACGAAATTTTCCAGGTAGTTAGGCTGTTCGAGAAAGACCTTGGTTTTTTTTCGCAGGCCGGAGGTGCCAGGTTTTTGATCTGGATAAGGGATGGTTTGGCGCGTTTCGATTTTCATGGTCTAAATACCTGTATCGATTTTTTGTATATTATTTAAGAAAGCAATAAAAAACGTTTCTCAAGTTTATCATGGTGATCGGCGGGGGCGAATGATTGAAAAAAGCAAGTTCTGGGGGCTGATTCTGTGGCTGGGATTGAGCTGGGGGTGTTCGGCTGGCGCCGGTGAAGAAATTTGGCTTTTAGTGGATACCAAGGCACTGACTTTATACGTTAAGCAAGGGGAAAAGGATTTGGCGGTCTTTGAAAATATTGCCATCGGCCGCGGCGGAGTCACTCAGCAAAAGCGGCAGGGTGATAATAAAACCCCGCTGGGAGAATTTCATATCGGATGGGTCAAGGAGAATAGCCGCTATCATCGGTTTTTTGGCTTGAATTATCCCACCATTCCTTTTGTGAAATATGGGCAAAACGCAGGGCTGATTGATAATGAAACCTTCCGCTCTCTCCTCAAGGCAAATTTCGAGGAGGCTGTTCCTTCACAAAATACCCCTTTGGGTGGCTATATTGGCATCCATGGACTGGGGCGGGCGGATGCGCGGATTCATGGGCTGTTTAATTGGACCCGGGGTTGTATCGCTTTAACCAACGAGCAAATTGACCAACTTAGCCAATGGGTCGGAAAGGGGACCCGGGTAGTTATCCGTTAGAATTTGTTGGGATTTTTTGACTTATAAATACTATTTGTGTGATTATTACAACTTCTGTTGTGCCACTCATAAAAAGGATGGAGCCATGTTAAAAACAATTGTAAAAATTTCCACCGTTCTCGCTGTTGCAGGAGTTATCACTGGTTGCGCTTCTGCCCATAAGCATGAAGAAATGCATTCCAAGCTTTCCGCGCTGGAATCGCGCTTAAATAGCGTTGAGCAAACTTCTCAACAAGCCTTGGCGGAAGCCCGTGGTGCTCATGAGCATTTCCATAAGCTGGAACAGCAAACTGCTGAAAATGCCAGTCAGCTGGAAGCAATCAACGCCAAGCTGGACCGTTTGTTTCACAAATCCATGATGAAATAAAAGCTGAAAATATTAAATTTATAAATAAGCCCCTATACGGGGCTTATTTTTTGTCTTTTGAAATCCGGGCTATCAAGGGCTGAAACGGACTTTTGGAAATTTTGACCGGGATGCCTTGTTGTTCTTGCAAGGCTTTTTTTAAAGCCGCGCCATTGATTTGTATCGCAGGGGACGGGCCAAGTTTTTTTTCAATTAAAGCCAATGCGTGGTCCAGCATGGCTTCATAGGGCTTCGACTCTTCTTCCAGCGGCGGATGGACTTCGATAAAAAGCTCGCCGGCAAACCAGCCTACCTTGATAGGTTGGTTAACCAGGGTCACCGGCGTGCCTACTTTGATTTCAGGAAACAGTCTCTCAATATCCTCAGGGTACATGCGCACGCAACCGTGGGTTACCCGCATGCCGATACCATAGGGCTTGTTGGTGCTATGAATCAGATAACCAGGAATGCCCAAGCGCATGGCATAGCGGCCAAGGGGGTTGTCAGGTCCCGGTGGGACTACATCAGGTAAGGGATCACCCTCCGCGGCGTGTTCTTTTTTTATGGACGTCGGGGGACGCCAGCTGGGGTTTTTAACCTTGGCAACAACACGGGTGGTTCCCAGAGGGGTGGTCCAGTCCATTCGTCCAATGCTGACGGGATGGGTAACGACCAAACGGGGTTGTCCACGGCGGGGATTGGGATAGTAATACATGCGCATTTCCGGGATATTAAGGACAATGCCTTTGCGCGGCGCATCAGGAAGAATAAACCGGCTGGGAATAATGACTTTGGCGCCGGGTTTGGGCAGCCAGCGGTCAAGCTTGGGGTTGACCAGTAGAATCTCGTTTTGTCCTATGTCATAACGCCGGGCGATGTCGAGAAGGTCTTCCCCTTTTTGCACTTGGGTGGATTCAATTGTACCCACCAAGTCAACGTCAGCAGGCGGTAAAATAAAACTGTCAGCCAATAATAGAGGTGTAAAAAACAACCCTGCCAGCCAACAAAAAATTACTCGGCTCATTTTTGTCCTGGATTTCACCAAAATACTTTTCCTAACGATAGAATACCATTGAATCTTTTGTTGATTAATTTCAGGGAGACAAAATGAATCAAAATGAATTGGCTAAGGCTGTGCGCGCGGCTTTGGAATTAGATCCTTGGGTCAATCCTCATCGCGACCAGATTGAGGTGGAATGTTTGGGCAATGTGGCGATTTTAAAAGGGGAGGTAGCGGAAATTTCCGCCAAGCGCCGGGCCTATTATTGTGCTTTGGAGATAAAAGGCGTATCCGCTGTGGATGACCGGCTTTATGTTCGTCCAGCCGAAGCAATGGGGGACGAGGAAATTTTGGATCATTTGGCCAAGGCGCTCTATGGTGATCTGGTATTTCAACACTATGGCCTGGTGAGGGTGGATCACAAGGGGGACAAGGACGTTTGGCGTCAACTAGAGACTCAAGAAGGGGAATTTATACTGCACGTGGCCGATGGCAGGGTACATCTAGAGGGTAAGGTGAAATCTTTATGTGACCGGCGTTTGGCCGAAGTGTACGGGTGGTGGGTGCCTGGGAGCCGGAATGTCAAGAATGATCTATCGGTCATCCCACCCGAGGAAGACAGCGATGACCAGCTGCTGGAAGCTTTAAGGGTGGTGTTGGATGCGGATAGGTTTGTCGAGGCGGTAGAGGTCGCCTGCCTCTGCCAAAACTTCGAGGTTACTTTGAAGGGGGTGGTTCCTTTCCGGGAGCAGATCAAATTGGCGGAAAATGATTGTTGGTATACCGAAGGGGTAAAGAAGGTAGATAATCAACTGGATTTGCCCTGAATGAAAATTCAGGGTCCCTGGCTGCCTGGCAAACTGATCAAACGTTACAAACGTTTTCTTGCCGACGTTACGTTGGAAGACGGAACATCGGTTACCGCTCATACACCCAATACCGGCTCTTTAAAAGGGTGTTCCGTTCCAGGTTCTAAGGTTTGGCTGCGCGATACTCAAAACCCCGCGCGTAAATATCCTTATTCCTGGGAAATGGTCGAGCCAGAGCCCGGGGTGTGGGTAGGCATTAATACCGGGCTGAGTAATCAACTGGTTAGGGAAGGTATAGAAACAGGCGTGATTGAGCCTTTACAGGGATATTCGCAGATTTCCACGGAAGTGCGTTACGGTTGGGAAAAAAGCCGGATTGATTTGCTA
This portion of the Methylothermaceae bacteria B42 genome encodes:
- a CDS encoding sugar fermentation stimulation protein SfsA, translating into MKIQGPWLPGKLIKRYKRFLADVTLEDGTSVTAHTPNTGSLKGCSVPGSKVWLRDTQNPARKYPYSWEMVEPEPGVWVGINTGLSNQLVREGIETGVIEPLQGYSQISTEVRYGWEKSRIDLLLEREGHPPCYVEVKNVTLVEGEIALFPDAVTVRGTKHLRELIEVVNQGGRGVLVFCVQRKDGRELRPADEIDPVYGKTLRQAISAGVEVYAYQADPKPGEICLDRTLPVVCP
- a CDS encoding sodium:alanine symporter — its product is MAQQLGEWLNLISAWVWGPPTLAILLGVGIYLTLGLRFIPWRRLGTAFLLLWRGRQGKGEGDITPFQALMTALSATIGTGNIAGVATAIALGGPGAVLWMLLTALFGMATKYAEAVLAVRYREVDELGNYVGGPMYYIRNGLGRGWRWLGGLFALFGMIAAFGIGNMVQANSVADAVASVWQVQERWTGVVLMGLTGAVILGGIRRIAEVASKLVPLMALAYFGAACFIIGLNYEKLPAALHLIVTYTFEQSAVAGGIAGGAVWMAIRYGVARGIFSNEAGLGSAPIAHAAAQTQDPVRQGLVAMLGTFIDTLIVCSLTALVIIMSGIWGDGANGAELSTLAFEAGLPGYGAYIVSGGLTVFAFTTILGWSYYGERCAEYLLGVRVIYPYRFLWLLAIPLGAMGKLNQVWLLADVMNGLMALPNLIALLLLSPVVFRLTREYFQ
- a CDS encoding hydroxylamine reductase, with the protein product MKAVIWSLTLLFALCFVASSQAEPPSFESLKERYLQDHPGKGKYGKHWQPIPIQRYWNPKDFYQPPGSVKGEFTRQQCVECHQNVTPGFVHAWKNSTHANLKRLRTLSKNDVRAYKKQILAQVETNLVSQGILRQGEHLQEVNCIDCHGGVGKQKIRHDIDLKLPDRTACGTCHVEQFAQAESEKAQTWPQNQWPKGHPSHAMDWKANVETAVWAGMAEREIAQGCDMCHYQQNKCDGCHTRHSFSAAEARQPEACATCHNGVDHNEFENYLLSKHGTVYQTHKSQWNFEAPLKEAFTRGGYTAPTCQLCHFEYRGEYSHNLVRKVRWGFNPTPEIADNLNHSWFEARKAAWIGTCSQCHSPRFAKTYLETADQGILQGLKVEQEAKKVIQALYDDGLLVGQKTNRPAPPAPVKDAPGGFFQLFWAKGNNPSHVERVYADMWEHDLIKLYKGLVHANPGGFTYSEGWSPLLADYSEIMDENTHLREQARQQTSGLKELLNTANLSLEPMQFPLGMVLVAGGLMILGRKRKP
- a CDS encoding phosphoglucomutase, translating into MKIETRQTIPYPDQKPGTSGLRKKTKVFLEQPNYLENFVQSIFDCLPDHAGKTLVLGGDGRYFNRQALQTIIKMAVANDFGALLIGQSGLLSTPAASHLIRKNQALGGIILSASHNPGGPEGDFGIKYNIANGGPAPESYTEAFFQRSKEITEYKIACIDDVDLDQQQQLSIGNTQITIVDPVDDYAELMAQLFDFDKMRTALTTGKVSICFDAMHAITGPYAKRILEEQLGAPEGSVINGIPKEDFGGGHPDPNLAYAKELVAKMNGPNAPTLGAASDGDGDRNMILGAGFFVTPSDSLALLAANAQLAPGYAQGLSGVARSMPTSRAVDRVAEEYGLPCYETPTGWKFFGNLLDAGKITLCGEESFGTGSNHVREKDGLWAVLFWLNILVEKEQPVADIVKEHWRSFGRHYYSRHDYEAVETRAAEGIMDHLRQQLTSLPGRQFGDYKVVLADEFSYTDPVDGSVTSGQGLRIGFEPEARLVFRLSGTGTEGATLRIYIERFEPNPEKHNLETQQALAKLIELAESLSEVKARSGRPGPTVIT